Proteins from a genomic interval of Bos mutus isolate GX-2022 chromosome 15, NWIPB_WYAK_1.1, whole genome shotgun sequence:
- the P2RY2 gene encoding P2Y purinoceptor 2: protein MATGLDTWNGTTNGTWDGDELDYKCRFNESFKYVLLPVSYGVVCVLGLCLNAAALYIFLCRLKTWNASTTYMFHLAVSDALYAASLPLLVYYYAQGDHWPFSTVLCKLVRFLFYTNLYCSILFLTCISVHRCLGVLRPLHSLRWGRARYARRVAFAVWVLVLSCQAPVLYFVTTSTRSSRIICHDTSAPELFGHFVAYSSVMLSLLFAAPFAVILVCYVLMARRLLKPAYGTSGGLPRAKRKSVRTIAIVLTVFVLCFLPFHVTRTLYYSFRSLDLSCRTLDAINLAYKVTRPLASANSCLDPVLYFLAGQRLVRFARDAKPPTDPTPPTQARHRLGLHRSYGTDADRTEDSASRENSRGTESSLAGSGADTKDIWL from the coding sequence ATGGCCACAGGCCTGGACACCTGGAATGGCACCACCAATGGCACGTGGGATGGGGATGAGCTGGACTACAAGTGCCGCTTCAACGAGAGCTTCAAGTACGTGCTGCTGCCCGTGTCCTATGGCGTGGTGTGCGTGCTCGGGCTGTGTCTGAACGCCGCGGCGCTCTACATCTTCCTGTGCCGCCTCAAGACCTGGAACGCCTCCACCACGTACATGTTCCACCTGGCCGTGTCGGATGCGCTGTACGCCGCCTCCCTGCCCCTGCTGGTCTACTACTACGCCCAAGGCGACCACTGGCCCTTCAGCACCGTGCTCTGCAAGCTGGTGCGCTTCCTCTTCTACACCAACCTTTACTGCAGTATCCTGTTCCTCACGTGCATCAGCGTGCACCGGTGCCTGGGCGTCCTGCGTCCGCTGCACTCGCTGCGCTGGGGCCGCGCCCGCTACGCCCGCCGGGTAGCGTTCGCCGTGTGGGTGCTGGTGCTGTCCTGCCAGGCCCCTGTGCTGTACTTCGTCACCACCAGCACCCGAAGCAGCCGCATCATCTGCCATGACACCTCGGCACCCGAGCTCTTCGGCCACTTTGTGGCCTACAGCTCCGTCATGCTGAGCCTGCTCTTCGCGGCGCCCTTCGCCGTCATCCTGGTCTGTTACGTACTCATGGCTCGGCGGCTGCTAAAGCCGGCCTACGGGACCTCCGGCGGCCTGCCACGGGCCAAGCGCAAGTCCGTGCGCACCATCGCCATTGTGCTGACTGTCTTCGTCCTCTGCTTTCTGCCTTTCCACGTCACCCGCACCCTCTACTACTCCTTCCGCTCGCTGGACCTCAGCTGCCGCACCCTCGACGCCATCAACTTGGCTTACAAGGTCACCCGGCCGCTGGCCAGCGCCAACAGTTGCCTTGACCCCGTGCTCTACTTCCTGGCTGGGCAGAGGCTCGTGCGCTTTGCTCGGGATGCCAAGCCACCCACagaccccacccctcccacccaggctcgCCACCGGCTGGGCCTGCACAGGTCCTACGGAACTGACGCCGACAGGACAGAAGACTCGGCCAGCCGTGAGAACTCCAGGGGGACAGAGTCCTCGCTGGCTGGTAGTGGCGCTGACACTAAGGACATCTGGCTGTAG